A segment of the Cenarchaeum symbiosum A genome:
TCCTCCATTATGTTGTGCATCCCGCCGCCGGGCGCCGCCCTGATGCTGTACGAGAGGGACCTGTCCCGCTGCCTCCACCACCGGTCGATCTCGGGCCCGCTGCGGGTCGATGCCACCACTGCCCCCCGGTGCCCCCGCGCCGGGGCCCCGCACGTCTCGACCATCAGCAGGCACCGGGTGCCCGCAGGAACGGGGCGCCCGATGTATCGCAGTATGTTATAGTCGATGATCTCAAGAGTCGAGGGCCCCGCGGCAGCAAGCCCGGCGCAGTCCGCTGCAGCGCGCAGAATGGAGCGGTACGCCAGCACCTCGAGGCGCCGCCGCCGGGGGGCTTCATGTGTCCGGAGCCGGACGGATGTTATGACCCCCAATGTGCCCTCCGAGCCCGCCAGAATCCTGGCAGAGTCTGCAGCCCCCCGCACGGCATCGAGCCTGTATCCAGACGAGTTCTTTGATGTGCAGGGAAATGCGGCAGAGTCAGTGCGGCGCGCCACGCCGAGTATCCTGGCAGACAGAGCCCCGTCCCCGGGCAGCCTCCGGAGCCTGCCCGTCCCGTCGACAAACTCGACTGCAAGAACGCTGTCGATCATCGTGCCGTACCTGAGCGACCTGCTGCCGGCGGCATTGGTTGCCAGCATGCCGCCCACTGTACAGTACGGCCCGACCGACGGGTTGGGCCCCAGGATCCTGCCCCTGCGCGCCAGCATGGCGTCGAGCCTCCCCTTGGAGGCCCCCGGCCCCGCTGTAACCGACGACCTGCCGCACCTTACACCGGCCATCCTCCGCATATCCATGACTATGCCGCCGCCCACGGCGCCGCCCGCCAGCCCCGTCCCTCCCCCGCGCGGGGTGACGCCTATGCGGCTGCGGCGCGCAAACCTTACCGTCCGGGCCACGTCCGCCGCATCGCGCGGCATGACTACCGCCAGGGGCCGCACCCTGCACGGCCCAGAATCTGCAGAGTATGCGTCAAGCGCCTCCCCCTCCACGACGGCCCCGGGCAGCCGCGCGAGGCCGCGGGGGCTCACAGGCGTATGCGGTAATAGTCCCATCTCTCGGGATCAAAGAGCGCCACAAACTCGGCCTCCTCGGCCTCGACGCGCTTCCTGATCACGTCCCTCAGTGAAAAGCCGGTAAGGAACCTGAACTTTTTCGAGTGCGCCTGCATTGTAAAGAGGTGCCTCATCTCGCTCCCGCCGTTCATGCCCCAGTACCCCATCTTGAGGGCAATCGGCTCCAGGAATATCGTGTTGTTCAGGCCGTTGTTCTCGTCGCGTATCTCGGGCCGCAGCTCATAGTCCTCGAGGGGCCCGCCCTTGGCAAACCCGACGATCTCGCCCCGGAGCCCCCGGAGCCGCAGCGTGTTCAGTATGGTGCCGGGGTCCCTGATTGATTCGTCGAACCTCTCGCTTTCAAACTGGAGCGGCTTGGGCAGCTCGTCG
Coding sequences within it:
- a CDS encoding FAD/FMN-containing dehydrogenase (COG0277); translation: MSPRGLARLPGAVVEGEALDAYSADSGPCRVRPLAVVMPRDAADVARTVRFARRSRIGVTPRGGGTGLAGGAVGGGIVMDMRRMAGVRCGRSSVTAGPGASKGRLDAMLARRGRILGPNPSVGPYCTVGGMLATNAAGSRSLRYGTMIDSVLAVEFVDGTGRLRRLPGDGALSARILGVARRTDSAAFPCTSKNSSGYRLDAVRGAADSARILAGSEGTLGVITSVRLRTHEAPRRRRLEVLAYRSILRAAADCAGLAAAGPSTLEIIDYNILRYIGRPVPAGTRCLLMVETCGAPARGHRGAVVASTRSGPEIDRWWRQRDRSLSYSIRAAPGGGMHNIMEDAAVPVARLPELVRAIWKVCAGSGMRPIIYGHAGDGNLHLRLAGRGGTAGMARRYFAAVRSLGGTMTAEHGDGTARAGYLRAQYGAGTVARFAELKALLDPYGVLNPGKVLPLRAA